One Janthinobacterium sp. TB1-E2 genomic region harbors:
- the cpaB gene encoding Flp pilus assembly protein CpaB codes for MRNARALTMMAIAVILAFAAVIVAARWINAQASGNINKVAVAQVDISLGARLTPDMVRMVDWPSNALPPGAINDPKLLETRVTRTSIQHGEPIMEGKLAPPGTQGGLSAVVAEGKRAMTVRVNDVVGVAGFALPGNFVDILVNTQGEGARKTPDRDPNISKIVLERILVLAIAQESSRDDTKPKVVNAVTLELTPDQAEKLDLARSVGTLSLVLRNQIEDKPVNTEGATKSSLLDEKVAMAAPAAMVQAKPLPRRRPAAAPAPTAGPKVDVIKGLERSSQQF; via the coding sequence ATGAGAAACGCACGCGCTCTGACGATGATGGCCATTGCGGTCATCCTGGCGTTCGCCGCGGTCATCGTGGCCGCGCGCTGGATCAATGCCCAAGCCTCGGGCAACATCAACAAGGTGGCCGTGGCCCAGGTCGACATCAGCCTGGGCGCGCGCCTGACGCCCGACATGGTGCGCATGGTGGACTGGCCGTCGAACGCGCTGCCGCCCGGCGCCATCAACGATCCGAAACTGCTGGAAACGCGCGTCACGCGCACCAGCATCCAGCACGGCGAACCGATCATGGAAGGCAAGCTGGCGCCTCCCGGCACGCAGGGCGGCCTGTCGGCCGTCGTCGCCGAGGGCAAGCGCGCCATGACCGTGCGCGTCAACGATGTGGTGGGCGTGGCCGGCTTCGCCCTGCCCGGCAACTTCGTCGACATCCTCGTCAACACCCAGGGCGAAGGGGCCCGCAAGACGCCGGACCGCGATCCGAACATTTCCAAGATCGTGCTCGAACGCATCCTCGTGCTGGCCATCGCCCAGGAATCGAGCCGCGACGACACCAAGCCCAAGGTGGTCAACGCCGTGACCCTGGAGCTGACGCCGGACCAGGCGGAAAAACTCGACCTGGCACGCAGCGTGGGCACCCTGTCGCTGGTGCTGCGCAACCAGATCGAGGACAAGCCCGTCAACACGGAAGGCGCCACCAAGTCCAGCCTGCTCGATGAAAAGGTCGCCATGGCAGCCCCCGCCGCCATGGTGCAAGCCAAGCCGCTGCCACGCCGCCGTCCCGCCGCCGCACCCGCGCCAACGGCCGGTCCAAAGGTCGATGTCATCAAGGGGCTGGAACGCAGCTCCCAACAATTCTAA